AACATCAAAATTAATATGAACGTGGGTGTCGATCAGCTGCATGCAACTACGCTAGCGAAACAAGGATCTCAATAACGACGATCTGCCTAGGATGCAGCGGCAGTTTGAGTCTTGATTGCTTTCGCTAAACGAGCTTTCTTACGGGCACCCGTATTGGGATGAAGAACGCCACGCTTGACCGCCTTATCAATCTTGCTGTATGCGGCTGCAAGACGCTGATCTACCGTTTCCTTCTGGTCAGGCGTAGGGTTGGTAGAATACGCTTCAGCGGCAGCAAGACAAGACTTAGATAATGTTTTGACAGCAGACTTATAGGATTTGTTACGAAGCCGATTGCGTTCCGCAATCTCGATACGCTTCATCGCAGACTTAATATTTGCCACAGAAAGACCCCTCTGTCTTTATTTTCCACGGATTCACTATCATAGCAAATATTGGGACAAACGACGCAGATGATCAGTAACAGATGTCTTTGAATTCTGCATGACTGACTGAGAATACAGGTTAAGCTAGACACAGGATAATTTCCTAACGATCTGACTGCCGAAGTTCGAGTCATTCTGACTGAATGTTGTAGATGTCGGGTTTCGTTAACCCCGTTCTCACCCGCCCATGGCAATGCTTCGAATTATTTCTCAATCTTCTGATGCCTTAGCAGAGTTGCGTCGAATTTGCGATCGCACGCACGATGACCAGGTCTTTAACAAAGAGGCGACCGTTCGGGAAATCATCCAGGCGGTGCGTCGCCAAGGGGACAAGGCATTATTGCATTTCACCGAAGAATTTGATCAACAAACGTTGAAGCCGGAGGAGCTGAAAGTCAGTGGCTCTGAGATGGAGGCTGCCTATCAGCACGTTTCGAAAGATCTCCTGGACGCTATTCGGATGGCATGTCGTAATATCGAGGCGTTTCACCGTCAGCGCGTTCCCAAAAGCTGGGTTCAGTTCAGCGACCCAAATATTGTATTGGGCAAACGATATACGCCTGTAGACCGGGCGGGAATCTATGTTCCAGGTGGACAGGCGGCCTACCCTAGTACCGTTTTGATGAATGCGATTCCGGCAAAGGTTGCCCAGGTTCCCCGAATTGTGATGGTGACACCTCCAGGGCGAGAAAAAACTGTTAACCCGGCGGTCTTAGTGGCAGCACAAGAAGCTGGTATTCAAGAGATTTATCGCGTGGGGGGATCCCAGGCGATCGCCGCGCTGGCCTACGGCACCGCAACCATTCCCAAAGTTGACGTGATTACGGGGCCCGGCAACATTTACGTGATGTTGGCCAAGAAGCTGGTGTACGGAACCGTCGGCATCGATTCTTTGGCAGGTCCCTCGGAGGTACTCATCATTGCAGACAGCTATGCCAATCCCACCTACATCGCGACGGATTTACTCGCCCAAGCCGAGCATGATCCGATGGCAGCAGCAATTTTGATTACCACGGATAACGATCTTGCCCAAAAGGTCGCGGACGAAGTGGAACGGCAGTTGATTAACCATCCGCGTCGCTTACTGACGGAAAAGGCGATCGCCCATTACGGGGTCGTGATTGTGGTGGACTCGTTAGAAACCGCCGCCGAACTGTCCAATGCCTTTGCCCCCGAACACCTAGAACTTGAAGTCGCGGATCCCTGGAGTTTAATGGAGCACATTCGCCATGCGGGTGCCATTTTCCTAGGCTCGTCAACACCGGAAGCTGTGGGCGACTATCTAGCAGGGCCAAACCATACCCTACCCACGTCTGGAGCGGCTCGTTACGCTTCCGCCCTAGGCGTTGAAACCTTTATGAAGCACTCCAGCATTATTCACTACTCTCCGGAAGCCCTGCAAAAAACAGCCCATGCGATTGATGTACTCGCAACGGCAGAAGGCTTAGCCTCCCACGCGGAGTCGGTTCGGATTCGGACAAGCGATTCTGGTACTGGATCGCAACCCGATGACCAGTCTCCTTCTACCGCTTCCAACGCTTAAGCCATTGTCCTGTTTTCATTCGGTTTGGCAATTATGGATTTGGTGCTGGCATCTGCTGTTTTACCAAGTAGTCCTTTAGACGAAGCAAGCCAAACGTTTGCCCTAAATTAAGCGGTAACAGGGACACACCTTCTAAATCCGACTGAATCCAGCCATCGCCCCAGTGCCAGCTATGGAATCCATCAATGCCCTGACTCAGCAGGAAACGGATGCTGAGGCTATCAACGGCATCCACCTTATGATGAATGGAAATGGGGCCAATCCAACTGGTAAGCGAATCTCCCACGTTTAAGCTGGCTACATTCATGTTTGACAATGTTTGAGGCCACATCCAGTGCCTCAAATGTTCAGGACGGGTGAGGACATCTCGAATAGTCGATTCAGATGCATTCACCTCGATACGGAGATTGCTTTGCTGGAACGTGCCAAACATAGGGTTTTCAGGATCGCGATCCGCTATAACATTAATCGTTCCTTTAGTATGACAGACCCACTTTTGGACTGTGCCATCTAGAAGCGAATTGACCCTCTAGAATAGATGAAGGGCTGTTAAGAAGTATGTAGAGGTTTCATGGCAGATCAACTCATTCGGGCAACGGCGGCAAATGGAGGTATTCGGGCTGTTGGGGTGATTACGACTCGGTTAACCGAGGAAGCGCAACAGCGTCATGATCTGTCCTACGTTGCGACGGCTGCTCTAGGGCGCGCCATGACGGCTGGATTGCTCTTGGCATCCAATATGAAAACGCCAGAGTCGCGCGTAAATCTGCGGTTTAACGGCAATGGTCCCCTTGGGGTTGTCATGGTCGATGCGGGACTCGACGGAACCGTTCGTGGCTATGTCGGAAATCCTGGAATCGAGTTACCCCCCACCGCAAACGGGAAATTAGATGTAGGTGCTGCCGTAGGTTCCCAGGGATTTCTCTACGTGGTGCGAGATGTGGGGCACGGATACCCCTACTCCAGCACGGTTGAACTGTGTACGGGTGAAATTGGGGAAGACGTCGCCCACTACCTAGCAACCTCAGAGCAAACGCCATCGGCGCTGACGCTGGGAGTATTTACTGAAGCCCAAGGCGTGACTGCAGCCGGGGGATTGCTGGTTCAGATTCTGCCAAAGGCGGCGGTAGACGAACTCCTCGTTGAGATTTTGCAGTCGCGGTTGGAAAGTCTAGCTGGCTTCACTTCGTTATTGCGAGAAGGCCAAACCCTGCCTCAAATTCTAGAAAGTCTTCTCGGAGATATGGGTTTGGAGATCTTCCCTGAAACGCAGATGTTGCAGTTTAACTGCGACTGTTCTTTCGATCGCGTCATGGGTGCCCTAAAGATTTTAGGAACCGATGAACTAGAAGACATGATTGCGAAAGACGAGGGCGCGGAGGCCATCTGTCAATTTTGCAATGAGAACTATCGAGCAAACTCAACAGAACTCCGCCAACTGATCGAAGAGTTAAAAGTCGAGTCTTCCCGGTAGTCAGAGGATGGAGCGAGATTATCGTTCGAAATGTTGCCTCATGCCAGCGTCTGGGAGTCTGGTTGTTTGTGCCAGTTTTAAATTTTGGCTTTTCAGTTTTGAGTTGAAAACTGCAGCGCTGTGATTTGTCCCCTAAGCTTATATCACTGGCTCAAAGACGGTAGAAAGCTCACCAGAGACGGGAACAGAATAATCAAGGTTAGGACGAAAAGCTGGACCAGGATGAAGGGAATCACGCCTCGGTAGATTTGGCGCGTGGTAATTTCTGGCGGCGCAACGCCGCGCAAGTAGAAAAGGGCAAAGCCAAATGGTGGAGTGAGAAAAGAGGTTTGGATATTTGCCCCTAACACAACGCCAAACCAAACCAAGTCCATGTTGAGCTGTTGAGCGACAGGCGCAAGCAGCGGAACGACGATAAAGGCGATTTCGAAGAAGTCGATAAAAAAGCCCAAGACGAAAACGACGAACATACTGACTGCTAGGAAGCCTGCCACACCGCCAGGGAGGTTGCTCATGGCATCGAAAATAAAGCGATCGCCATTCAGTCCTCGAAACACCAGGCTAAAGGCTGTGGAACCGAGGAGAATCAACATCACCATGCTGGTCGTTTTCAGCGTAATGTCACAGACGTGTCCTAACTCCTGCCAACTCAACTTTCGGTTCAAAAAGGCTAGGGCGATCGCCCCAACGGCACCAATGGCCCCTGCTTCCGTCGGGGTGGCAACGCCGAAAAAGATGCTGCCTAAAACTAACAAGATCAGCAGTGTGGGCGGGATCATAACCTGAAACACCTGCTTAGCCAGCACCTTACCCGGGATATTTAGCACTTCATCCGGTAGGGGCGGTGCGAGGTCAGGGCGAATATTGGACACAATCAGCACATGCAGCGCAAATGCTCCTGCCATCATCAAGCCCGGAATTACAGAACCAATAAACAAGTCCCCCACCGAAACGCCTAGCTGATCGCCAAGCACGACGAGCACAATACTGGGGGGAATAATTTGCCCTAACGTTCCAGAGGCGGCAATGATCCCAGCCGATAGCTCTTTGTTGTATCCGTAGCGCAGCATGGTAGGCAAAGAAATTAATCCCATCGCCACCACCGTTGCAGCGACCACCCCCGTCGTGGCCGCCAGCAAGGCACCCACCAGCACAACCGCCAACGCCAATCCTCCTCGGAGGCGTCCGAACAAGATCCCCATCGTTTCAAGCAGGCGCTCGGCAATGCCGGAACGCTCCAGCATTGATCCCATAAAGATGAAGTAGGGAATAGCCAGCAACGTGACGTTGTTCATGATGCCGAAGATCCGCTGCGGCATAGCTGTTAAAAACACAGGGTCAAAGACGCCTAAGCTAATGCCAATGATGCTAAAGAGGATGGCGACCCCGCCCAAGCTAAACGCGACCGGATAGCCGATCGCCAAAAACATCAAGGCTCCTAGGAACATACAGGGGCCTAGCCATTCATAGGGCAGTGTCATGGTGGGAGGCTCCTGAATCGTTGGACTGAGGTGAAGGGCTGTGTCCAGTTAGAATTGCGAGGTTTTTGATCGCCTCGGAAATGCCTTGGAGAATCAGCAGCACAAAACCGACAATAATCATGCTTTTAATGGGGTAGCGAGGCAATCCTCCCGGATCAGGCGACATTTCCCAAATCTGCCAAGAGGCCACGACCGACTGCCAGGAAAACCAAATCACCATCACGCAGAATGGAATGAGCAGAAAGAGAGAACCCAACAAATTGGCGATCGCCCGCTGCTTGCGCGACCAAGTACTATAAAGCACATCAACTCGGACGTGTTCGTTATGGCGCAGGGTGTAGGCAGCCCCCAGCAAGAAGACCAAATCAAAGAGATACCACTGGCCTTCCAAAAGCGCATTGGAACTTAGGTTTCTTCGCAGTAGATAGCCCCCGTAGCGGCCAATCACGTTCCAAACGCCTAGTCCAATCATCAGTAGAACGAGCCAAGACGCGAGCCGTCCGATCCCTTCGTTTAACCTGTCAATCCACCGTGAAAATCGAAGCAGCGTTTGCATGCCGCGCGGTGCCTTCAGCATTGTGCTGTAGTATTGTATCGCTTGAGTTCAAAGTGCTTGAGTTGCGTTTAGACTTCTTCAGAACTGGGCTGTGAGCGATGGGTAAAACTACGCGCTCTTCGTTGGTTGTTGATCTATCCATATCTTGCGAAACGCAACGGACTCTAAATATTTGTGACTCATTTTGGGCGGTTTGTCGGAAATGTAAATCGCTGAGAGTCTTTTCAGTCAGGGATTTGAACGATCGCCCTTCCAGAAATATTTGAGAGAGCCAAGCAGGAGCGATCGCCCACAAACCCCATCTCTCTGCAACAATCAAAAACAGCCTTATTCTCAAAGCCTTAGCCAATTCTTGCCTCAGCGATTGAACCTCGCACCTCAAAAGGGAGATCCTTTTTTATGAAATTGGCTTACTGGATGTACGCTGGCCCCGCCCATATTGGTACGCTGCGGATTGCCAGCTCATTCAAGAACGTTCACGCAATTATGCACGCCCCACTGGGCGACGACTATTTCAACGTAATGCGCTCCATGCTAGAGCGGGAACGGGATTTTACACCAGTAACCGCTAGTATTGTCGATCGCAATGTGCTGGCTCGTGGATCCCAGGAAAAAGTTGTCGATAACATTGTGCGGAAAGATCATGAGGAACATCCCGATTTGATCGTGCTCACCCCAACCTGTACCTCCAGCATTTTGCAAGAAGACTTGCAGAACTTTGTGGAACGTGCCCAGTTGGAAGCCCAAAGCGATGTTTTGTTGGCCGATGTGAATCACTATCGGGTCAACGAACTCCAGGCTGCCGATCGCACCCTCCAGCAAATTGTGCAGTTTTACATTGAAAAAGCCCGAAAAAAAGGAGATCTCGCAACGGAGAAAACCGAAACCCCTTCGGTGAACATCATCGGTATTTCGACGCTGGGCTTTCACCACAACCACGATCGCACCGAATTAACGCGGCTGATGGCGGATCTGGGGATCACGGTCAATGCGATTATTCCCGACGGCGCATCGGTACACGAGCTGAAGAACTTACCCCGTGCCTGGTTTAACCTGGTGCCCTATCGCGAACTGGGTCGGATGACGGCCGACTATTTGACCCAGGAGTTTGGGATGCCGTGTGTCGATATTGCGCCGATGGGCGTTGTCGAAACCGCCCGCTGCATCCGCGCCATGCAAAAAATCCTGAACGACCAAGGCGCAACCGTGGATTATGAATCCTTTATCCACGATCAAACCCTCTACGTGTCCCAGGCTACCTGGTTCTCTCGCTCGATTGACTGTCAGAACCTAACTGGGAAGAAGGCAGTAGTCTTTGGCGATAACACCCACGCCGCCGCCTTAACCAAAATCCTGGCACGGGAGATGGGCATTCACGTTGTCCTTGCTGGAACCTACTGTAAGTACGATGCCGACTGGTTTAGAGAACAGGTTAGTGAGTACTGCGACTCGGTTTTGATCAGCGATGACAATGCTGAAATTGGGGATGCGATCGCCCGTTTAGAACCCGCCGCCATCTTCGGCACCCAGATGGAGCGCCATGTCGGTAAACGGCTTGATATTCCCTGCGGCGTGATTGCGGCACCGATTCATATTCAAAACTTCCCCATCGGCTACAAGCCGTTTATGGGCTATGAGGGCACAAACCAAATCGCCGATCTGGTCTACAACTCCTTTACGCTGGGCATGGAGGATCACCTGCTGGAAATCTTTGGCGGTCACGATACGAAAGAGGTGATTACCAAGACGATGACCGCAGACTCCGATCTGGCGTGGAGTAAGGATGGCTTGGAAGAGCTGAACCGGATTCCGGGCTTTGTGCGCGGTAAAGTGAAGCGGAACACCGAGAAGTTCGCGCGGGAGCGGGGCATTGGTCAAATCACGGCTGAAGTCCTGTATGCCGCCAAAGAAGCCGTCGGAGCCTAGATAAGGCTGAGTTTCACAGTTTTAAGTAGAGAGCATGAACCCGCAACCGTCAGCAATTGGCCGTTGTGGGTTTTTGTTGGTCTGTTTTTCACTCTGTCCCAATACAGTTTGAGGCGATCGCCCCCATAACAGTGACAAGAAACGCCACTGTAACCGAAACAATTCGTTAACCCTGTATCTACTCATTCCCCTAGCGGCGAGCGACACTAGAAGTAGGACATCCATCAGGACTGAGTCCAAGCCCTTCAACGGGATCGGGCGATCGCTCCCTAAGAGCAGATCGATCAATGTCGGCAGGTCGGTTTGGGCGAGTTACTGTGCGCGTGCGCTATGTTCTACAAATTTCTTTCATCGAATGTATCAAGCAATTGCTTTGATTGTTCGAGCGGCAATGTCTACAGTGAACCTATTGAACGTATTAACTCACTCATGACCCCAGGAGGTCGCCATGGTCAATTCATCCGCAAATTTTCCCAACTCTTCCGTTCCTGCTTCTCCTAATACAACCAAGTCCGTAGCTCGAAATCCTATTCTTCGGGCTATTCAAGGGTTCTGGAGATTTAGCAAGTTCTACGGTGAATTTATGTCTATTCCTATTCGGGAGCGGAAAATTCGCCACTAGATTTTCCTAGCAAACTCCATCTTGGCTTGGACACTACAAAGTCATTGCCCTGTTGTTATCTCTCAAACCCAGCATCTGCGTAGACTGCAAGGATCTCGATGCTCACCATGCTGACGGATTCGGAATAACAGTAGGGCTTTCCCCCATAGAGACTGTTATCCCCCCAGCAACTACGCACTAAAACTCAATTCATCCAGAGTTATGTGTCCACCCAGGCAGGATAGGGTAATTCGGTGGATATTGGCGGCAGTCAAGCTGAGTTTTGCGTTAGGAGGAAT
This portion of the Synechococcales cyanobacterium T60_A2020_003 genome encodes:
- a CDS encoding TRAP transporter large permease subunit, producing MTLPYEWLGPCMFLGALMFLAIGYPVAFSLGGVAILFSIIGISLGVFDPVFLTAMPQRIFGIMNNVTLLAIPYFIFMGSMLERSGIAERLLETMGILFGRLRGGLALAVVLVGALLAATTGVVAATVVAMGLISLPTMLRYGYNKELSAGIIAASGTLGQIIPPSIVLVVLGDQLGVSVGDLFIGSVIPGLMMAGAFALHVLIVSNIRPDLAPPLPDEVLNIPGKVLAKQVFQVMIPPTLLILLVLGSIFFGVATPTEAGAIGAVGAIALAFLNRKLSWQELGHVCDITLKTTSMVMLILLGSTAFSLVFRGLNGDRFIFDAMSNLPGGVAGFLAVSMFVVFVLGFFIDFFEIAFIVVPLLAPVAQQLNMDLVWFGVVLGANIQTSFLTPPFGFALFYLRGVAPPEITTRQIYRGVIPFILVQLFVLTLIILFPSLVSFLPSLSQ
- a CDS encoding TRAP transporter small permease subunit, which encodes MQTLLRFSRWIDRLNEGIGRLASWLVLLMIGLGVWNVIGRYGGYLLRRNLSSNALLEGQWYLFDLVFLLGAAYTLRHNEHVRVDVLYSTWSRKQRAIANLLGSLFLLIPFCVMVIWFSWQSVVASWQIWEMSPDPGGLPRYPIKSMIIVGFVLLILQGISEAIKNLAILTGHSPSPQSNDSGASHHDTAL
- the hslO gene encoding Hsp33 family molecular chaperone HslO, producing MADQLIRATAANGGIRAVGVITTRLTEEAQQRHDLSYVATAALGRAMTAGLLLASNMKTPESRVNLRFNGNGPLGVVMVDAGLDGTVRGYVGNPGIELPPTANGKLDVGAAVGSQGFLYVVRDVGHGYPYSSTVELCTGEIGEDVAHYLATSEQTPSALTLGVFTEAQGVTAAGGLLVQILPKAAVDELLVEILQSRLESLAGFTSLLREGQTLPQILESLLGDMGLEIFPETQMLQFNCDCSFDRVMGALKILGTDELEDMIAKDEGAEAICQFCNENYRANSTELRQLIEELKVESSR
- a CDS encoding 30S ribosomal protein S20, with the translated sequence MANIKSAMKRIEIAERNRLRNKSYKSAVKTLSKSCLAAAEAYSTNPTPDQKETVDQRLAAAYSKIDKAVKRGVLHPNTGARKKARLAKAIKTQTAAAS
- the hisD gene encoding histidinol dehydrogenase yields the protein MLRIISQSSDALAELRRICDRTHDDQVFNKEATVREIIQAVRRQGDKALLHFTEEFDQQTLKPEELKVSGSEMEAAYQHVSKDLLDAIRMACRNIEAFHRQRVPKSWVQFSDPNIVLGKRYTPVDRAGIYVPGGQAAYPSTVLMNAIPAKVAQVPRIVMVTPPGREKTVNPAVLVAAQEAGIQEIYRVGGSQAIAALAYGTATIPKVDVITGPGNIYVMLAKKLVYGTVGIDSLAGPSEVLIIADSYANPTYIATDLLAQAEHDPMAAAILITTDNDLAQKVADEVERQLINHPRRLLTEKAIAHYGVVIVVDSLETAAELSNAFAPEHLELEVADPWSLMEHIRHAGAIFLGSSTPEAVGDYLAGPNHTLPTSGAARYASALGVETFMKHSSIIHYSPEALQKTAHAIDVLATAEGLASHAESVRIRTSDSGTGSQPDDQSPSTASNA
- a CDS encoding ferredoxin:protochlorophyllide reductase (ATP-dependent) subunit B, yielding MKLAYWMYAGPAHIGTLRIASSFKNVHAIMHAPLGDDYFNVMRSMLERERDFTPVTASIVDRNVLARGSQEKVVDNIVRKDHEEHPDLIVLTPTCTSSILQEDLQNFVERAQLEAQSDVLLADVNHYRVNELQAADRTLQQIVQFYIEKARKKGDLATEKTETPSVNIIGISTLGFHHNHDRTELTRLMADLGITVNAIIPDGASVHELKNLPRAWFNLVPYRELGRMTADYLTQEFGMPCVDIAPMGVVETARCIRAMQKILNDQGATVDYESFIHDQTLYVSQATWFSRSIDCQNLTGKKAVVFGDNTHAAALTKILAREMGIHVVLAGTYCKYDADWFREQVSEYCDSVLISDDNAEIGDAIARLEPAAIFGTQMERHVGKRLDIPCGVIAAPIHIQNFPIGYKPFMGYEGTNQIADLVYNSFTLGMEDHLLEIFGGHDTKEVITKTMTADSDLAWSKDGLEELNRIPGFVRGKVKRNTEKFARERGIGQITAEVLYAAKEAVGA